A segment of the Chryseobacterium scophthalmum genome:
AAAATTAAAAACATCAGTGAACTTCAAAATGGAAGTACGATTGTAATTCCAAATGATCCTACAAACGGCGGCCGTTCTCTCCTACTTTTACAAAAAAACGGTTTATTAAAATTAAAAGACGGAATTGGCTTGCTGCCCAAAGTTACCGATATTGCAGAAAACCCAAAACAACTGAAAATTCTTGAAATTGAAGCCCCACAATTGCCAAGAGTTTTGGACGATAAAGAAGTTGTCATTGCCATCATCAACAATAATTTTGCCGCTCAAGCCGGATTGGATGCCGATAAAAATGGGATTTTCAAAGAAGATAAAGATTCTCCTTACATGAATGTTGTCGTTTCAAGAGAAGACAATAAAAATACAGATAAAGTGAAAAATTTCCTGAAAGCCTATCAGTCGAAAGAAGTTGAAGATAAAGCTAAAGAAATCTTCAAAGGTGGTGCTGTGAAAGGCTGGAATTAATGGAGCAATTGGTTGATAGTTGTCAGTTGATGGTTAAATTCGCCTTCCTTGAAGGGGTGGATTTTTGCGCCAGCAAAAAGACGGGGTAGTTAACAACAATCATTTTTATCAACTCCTACAAAAAAATTCTATTATTATATGCGATGCCGCTTCGGAAAAACCTTTGCCTCCGGAGCGGTATTTTTTTATTTTGAAGTACTCAGAAAATGATAGAAATTTAATTGGGCAAAACAAATCCTAAATATTGTGTTTGCTAAAAAATATCTTTGATATTTCTTAATCAATCTTAACAACTTAAATACTCTTAATGGTTCGAATTTAACGCAATTAATAAACTTTCAAAACCTCCGAATTTTATAAACTGTTAGTTAAAATTAATCATTTCTTAAAAAACACATTTTCTCAATTTGAGATAATAAATATTTTACCTATTTTTGTAAACAATCAATAAAAAGTTTTTTATGTTGAAGAAAACTGTACTTCTAAGTTTGTTTACGTTAATATCTGCCTCTGCAATGGCTCAAAACAATACGACTCCTGTTTATTTAGACGAATCTAAACCTGTTGAACAGCGAATTCAGGACGCACTTTCCAGAATGACTCTGGAAGAAAAAATAGCAATGCTTCACGCACAATCAAAATTCAGTTCTCCCGGCGTTCCAAGATTGGGAATTCCTGAATTTTGGACAACCGACGGTCCACACGGAGTTCGCCCCGAAGTAATGTGGGACGAATGGGATCAGGCTGGATGGACGAATGACTCCATTATCGCCTACCCTGCTTTAACCGCTTTATCAGCAACATGGAACAAGAAAATGTCTTGGAACTATGGTAAAGCATTGGGCGAAGAAGCAAGATACAGAAAAAAAGACATTCTTTTAGGACCTGGAGTAAATATTTACAGAACTCCTTTAAACGGAAGAAACTTCGAATACATGGGTGAAGATCCGTATCTGACTTCTAAGATGGTCGTTCCTTATATTCAGGGAGTACAATCTAACGGAGTGGCAACTTCTGTAAAACATTTCGCATTAAACAATCAGGAAATGTTCCGTCATACAAGCAACGTTATTGTTGATGACAGAACTTTGTATGAAATTTACCTTCCGCCTTTCAAAGCAGCAGTAACTGAAGGAGATTCCTGGACGATCATGGGCGCTTACGATATGTACAAAAATCAGTATGCAAGCCAAAACCAATATCTTTTAAATGATATTCTTAAAGGAGAATGGAAATATAAAGGGGTTGTGGTTTCAGATTGGGGTGCAGTAAATAATACCGAACAAGCCATTCATAACGGTTTGGATGTAGAATTCGGAAGCTGGACCAACGGTCTTTCTGCAGGAACAAGAAATGCATACGACAACTATTATTTAGCAAAACCATATTTAGACCTTATTAAATCAGGAAAAGTAGGAACTACAGAACTTGACGATAAAGTGACAAGACTTTTACGTTTAGCTTATAAAACTACGATGAACACCAAAAAACCTTTTGGAAACATTGCTTCTGAAGAGCATAAAGCGGTAGCAAAAGAAATCGGTGAAGAAGGAATTGTATTGTTGAAAAACCAAAATAACGTACTTCCAATCGACATCAATAAGGCAAAGAAAATTGCGGTAATTGGTGAGAATGCGATCAAAGTAATGACAGTTGGTGGAGGTTCTTCTTCATTAAAAGTAAAATATGAAACCCTACCTTTAGACGGAATTAAAGCTAAGTTTGGTAAAAATTCAGATGTACAATATGCAAGAGGTTATGTAGGAGATATCGGTGGAGAATACAACGGTGTAAAATCTGGTCAGGATTTGAAAGATACACGTTCTCCGGAAGAATTATTGAAAGAAGCTGTTGAATTGGCAAAAAAATCTGATTACGTAATTTTCGTAGGTGGATTAAACAAAGCCGACTTTCAGGATAGCGAAGGAAACGACAGAAAAAGTTACGGACTTCCTTACAATCAGGATAATGTGATCTCGGCTTTAGCAAAAGCTAACAAAAATTTCACCGTTGTTTTGATCACAGGAAATGCAGTAGCAATGCCTTGGATTAAAGACGTGCCTTCTGTAGTTCAAGGTTGGTATTTAGGTTCTGAAGCAGGAAATTCTATCGCTTCTATTTTGGCAGGTGATGCCAATCCTTCAGGAAAATTACCGTTTACATTCCCTGTGAAACTGGAAGACAATTCAGCTCACACAATGGGTGAATATCCTGGAAACAAAGAAGAATTGGCTGCCGGAAAAGGTAAAGATCAGAAGAACCCGATCAACATTACTTACAACGAAGGAATATTTGTTGGTTATCGTTGGCATGACACCAAAAAAATCAAGCCTTTGTTCAGCTTTGGTCATGGTTTAAGTTATACTACTTTCGAGTTTGGAAAAGCAAAAGCCGACAAAACAAGCATGAATCAGGATGATAAAATTACCTTTACGGTAACTGTAAAAAATACAGGTAAAAAAGCTGGTGCAGAAGTCGCTCAGTTATACATTACCGACGTAAAATCATCTGTTGAGCGTCCTGCAAAAGAGTTGAAAGGTTTTGAAAAAGTATTTTTAAATCCTGGTGAACAGAAAGAAGTAACCTTTACAATTGATAAAACTGCTTTAAGTTATTTTGACGCTCAGAAACACGACTGGGTTGCAGAACCTGGAGATTTTGAAGCGCAAATCGGAAATTCTTCTGATGCAATTAAAACTAAGGTGAAGTTTACTTTGAAGTAATCTTACTTATATATTTCTAAAACAAATGCCCGAATTTCTTCGGGCATTTGTTTTTTTTAAATTTATCTATTAGAATGTATTATTTACGAGTGTAAATAATTTCTGAATTCAAAACATTATAAGTTAAAGTGGTTTTTGTGACTTTATAGTCGCTGCATTTAAACTCACCACCAAAATCGTCTGTACAAAGTTGCCCGTTTTCGATTTTCCATTTCGTTTTTGTTGTTCTCTTTGGATATTTTGTAGTGATTACACCATTAGCTGCAAATGTTTTTGTTACATTCTCCTTCATGATATTTCCATCTGCTTTATAAAGTTTCCAAGTGCCTTCAACACTAGCATCCTGTTTTTTTTCAGCTGGTGTAACTGTGTTTAAAGATTTTTGTCCAAATAAGACAGTCGTTCCTAGAACTAATCCTGCTCCAAAGATTAGTTTGAATGTTAGTTTTTTCATGGTTATTTTTTTAATTAAATAGCCATAAATATATATCGAAAAAATAATATTTTCAAAGATATATTTTTAAAATAAAGAATATTTGAACCAAGATGTCTACAAGATGACAAAGTTGATTTAATTCTAAAACATTGAAGGAACAACGAAAATTTTAGCCCCGATTGCAACGACATCCTTTTGTGTAGCAAAGCAGAACAAAAGATATAGTGGAAAGCGGGAAAAAGCTTCTAATAATAATTAAATTTTAGCTAATACTTCCAGTCTTTATTTTTGGTTCGTTTTGCATCAAGCCAAAACCTAACGAAGTGGTTCGACGACTGTAAGGACTCAAATGGACAAAATAATTAAAGATCCTGATCTTCGTGCTTCCCTTCATTGATCTCCTCAACCATTTTAGCATTAAAAGCCGGAAGATCTTCTGGAGTACGGCTTGTAACCAGACCATTGTCTACAACAACTTCACTGTCTTCCCAAACTGCTCCTGCATTTTTCAGGTCGATGCTGATGGAATTGACAGACGTTAAATTTCTCCCTTCAACAGCACCTGCATTGATCAGAATTTGTGGCCCGTGACAAATTGCAGCAACTGGTTTATGTTGTTTGAAAAAATCCTGAACGAAAGACAAAGCTTTTTCGTTTGTTCTTAATTGATCCGGATTAATAACTCCGCCCGGAAGTACCAATGCATCATATTCTGAGGCGGAAACTTCATCTAAAGTCTTATCAACATTATATTCCTTTCCCCAGTCTTTTTCTGCCCAAGCTTTGATAGTTCCAGATTTTGGACTGACGATATGAGCCGTCCAACCCTGTTGTTCTAAATGTTCTTTTGGAGATTTTAATTCGCTTTCTTCAAATCCGTGGGTTGCTAAGATTGCAATTTTCTTTGACATACTATTCTATTTTTGGTGTTATATGCTAACAACTAAGAAAATATAATGCCGTGAAAGGGTGATGTGGTATTTAAAAAATGTTAAAGTATCAACCCATTTTAATATTCAATACTTTAAATTTAAAAAATAATACCAAAAAGATCTGTATTAAAATAATAATTCCAAATTTCCACAGAAAACTTTTTTTGACACTTTATGTCTGAAAAGCATCATGGCTAAAATAGCGCCAACCGTTCCTCCAAAAAACGTGAGAATAAGCAAATAAAACTCTGAGATCCTTCTTTTGTGTTGGGTTGCCTTCCATTTATCTAGTCA
Coding sequences within it:
- the metQ gene encoding methionine ABC transporter substrate-binding lipoprotein MetQ, whose amino-acid sequence is MKKIKILGLAAGLLLFGACNSPKKDNPNFIKVGITSGPEQQIAETAKKVAKEKYNLEVELISFNDYVIPNEALNNGDIDANAFQHVPYLNEQSKQRGYKLAVIGKTFVYPIVAYSKKIKNISELQNGSTIVIPNDPTNGGRSLLLLQKNGLLKLKDGIGLLPKVTDIAENPKQLKILEIEAPQLPRVLDDKEVVIAIINNNFAAQAGLDADKNGIFKEDKDSPYMNVVVSREDNKNTDKVKNFLKAYQSKEVEDKAKEIFKGGAVKGWN
- a CDS encoding glycoside hydrolase family 3 C-terminal domain-containing protein; translated protein: MLKKTVLLSLFTLISASAMAQNNTTPVYLDESKPVEQRIQDALSRMTLEEKIAMLHAQSKFSSPGVPRLGIPEFWTTDGPHGVRPEVMWDEWDQAGWTNDSIIAYPALTALSATWNKKMSWNYGKALGEEARYRKKDILLGPGVNIYRTPLNGRNFEYMGEDPYLTSKMVVPYIQGVQSNGVATSVKHFALNNQEMFRHTSNVIVDDRTLYEIYLPPFKAAVTEGDSWTIMGAYDMYKNQYASQNQYLLNDILKGEWKYKGVVVSDWGAVNNTEQAIHNGLDVEFGSWTNGLSAGTRNAYDNYYLAKPYLDLIKSGKVGTTELDDKVTRLLRLAYKTTMNTKKPFGNIASEEHKAVAKEIGEEGIVLLKNQNNVLPIDINKAKKIAVIGENAIKVMTVGGGSSSLKVKYETLPLDGIKAKFGKNSDVQYARGYVGDIGGEYNGVKSGQDLKDTRSPEELLKEAVELAKKSDYVIFVGGLNKADFQDSEGNDRKSYGLPYNQDNVISALAKANKNFTVVLITGNAVAMPWIKDVPSVVQGWYLGSEAGNSIASILAGDANPSGKLPFTFPVKLEDNSAHTMGEYPGNKEELAAGKGKDQKNPINITYNEGIFVGYRWHDTKKIKPLFSFGHGLSYTTFEFGKAKADKTSMNQDDKITFTVTVKNTGKKAGAEVAQLYITDVKSSVERPAKELKGFEKVFLNPGEQKEVTFTIDKTALSYFDAQKHDWVAEPGDFEAQIGNSSDAIKTKVKFTLK
- a CDS encoding type 1 glutamine amidotransferase domain-containing protein, with protein sequence MSKKIAILATHGFEESELKSPKEHLEQQGWTAHIVSPKSGTIKAWAEKDWGKEYNVDKTLDEVSASEYDALVLPGGVINPDQLRTNEKALSFVQDFFKQHKPVAAICHGPQILINAGAVEGRNLTSVNSISIDLKNAGAVWEDSEVVVDNGLVTSRTPEDLPAFNAKMVEEINEGKHEDQDL